In uncultured Methanobacterium sp., a genomic segment contains:
- a CDS encoding metal-dependent hydrolase gives MDLFTHFIVPFAILTLLKVKGFGVKDRLSGGFGGISVDFDVIFFAVGFLVPELFIFTHRGITHSFIFGLVTAIIFIYIISRPSVNGFISHLIRRDIKIKFNKRNVLLAYFGVLTHLFLDFLTTGGIPLFYPFSLTRYTANLYYYTDLVTAIVALAVLIILYLRLDPKYKKIALVGFMIMLISFGGIRAYEKMDTLQSQTLSDGYNQITAYPTSDMFTWTVVESDGGSKYQVFTYNTLQKESSNLREVQNLTVNNGSYESAQEAIKYANTLPEVEKFNWNFPHTTINATKTDSVWNLTYSDLIGNHYEAGELSVLVP, from the coding sequence ATGGATCTTTTCACCCACTTCATCGTGCCCTTTGCAATTTTGACCCTCTTAAAGGTCAAAGGTTTTGGCGTTAAAGACCGGCTTTCAGGGGGTTTTGGAGGAATCTCAGTAGATTTTGATGTAATCTTCTTTGCTGTTGGTTTCCTGGTCCCTGAACTCTTCATATTCACTCACAGAGGAATCACCCATAGTTTCATCTTCGGACTGGTAACTGCTATCATATTCATTTATATCATATCCAGACCATCAGTAAATGGTTTTATCAGCCATTTAATCAGAAGAGATATTAAAATCAAATTCAATAAGCGTAACGTACTTTTAGCATATTTTGGTGTTCTCACTCATCTTTTCCTGGACTTCTTGACCACCGGGGGCATACCTCTATTTTATCCCTTTTCTCTGACCCGTTACACTGCCAACCTTTACTATTACACTGATCTGGTCACTGCAATTGTTGCACTGGCCGTGCTCATCATTCTTTACCTGCGTCTGGATCCCAAATACAAAAAAATTGCCCTGGTGGGATTTATGATCATGCTCATCTCCTTTGGGGGGATACGTGCCTATGAAAAAATGGATACCCTCCAGAGTCAGACCCTAAGTGATGGTTACAACCAGATAACTGCTTATCCGACCTCAGATATGTTCACCTGGACTGTGGTTGAAAGTGACGGTGGTAGTAAATATCAGGTTTTCACCTACAACACCCTGCAAAAAGAGTCTTCCAATTTGAGAGAGGTCCAAAACCTCACTGTTAACAACGGGAGCTATGAATCTGCACAGGAGGCTATAAAATATGCTAATACTCTCCCTGAAGTGGAAAAGTTCAACTGGAACTTCCCTCATACAACCATAAACGCAACTAAGACAGATTCTGTGTGGAATTTGACCTACTCTGATCTTATCGGGAACCATTATGAAGCCGGTGAGTTATCAGTGCTTGTGCCTTAA
- a CDS encoding transglutaminase-like domain-containing protein: MLSLIQKDNLNDYLELSEVVDYNNPEIQLKARELAQGLEQVEMAKTIYHFVRDEIDHSLDIGSDEVTCRASEVLKKGHGLCFAKSNLLAALLRFMEIPTGFCYQTLTHEDGFVIHGLNAVYLSGEWFRLDARGNRDDVDAQFSMDNEKLAFSTLEEGEDDYPYIFSKPDKRVVNALSTWGSVDEVMKTIPTAL; the protein is encoded by the coding sequence ATGCTTTCTTTAATACAAAAAGACAATTTAAATGATTACTTAGAACTTTCAGAAGTAGTGGATTACAATAATCCTGAAATCCAGTTGAAAGCTCGGGAACTGGCGCAGGGTCTGGAACAGGTCGAAATGGCAAAAACTATTTATCACTTTGTAAGGGATGAAATTGACCACTCCTTGGATATTGGGAGTGATGAAGTGACCTGCAGGGCATCAGAGGTTTTAAAAAAAGGCCATGGCTTATGCTTTGCAAAATCAAATTTATTAGCTGCACTTTTAAGATTCATGGAGATCCCCACTGGATTCTGCTATCAGACACTGACTCATGAAGATGGTTTTGTTATCCATGGTTTGAACGCAGTTTACTTAAGTGGTGAATGGTTCAGATTGGATGCCCGTGGAAACCGCGATGATGTGGATGCCCAGTTTTCCATGGATAACGAGAAACTGGCTTTTTCTACTCTGGAAGAAGGAGAAGATGATTATCCATATATATTTTCTAAACCCGATAAACGGGTTGTAAATGCATTAAGTACTTGGGGCAGTGTTGATGAGGTAATGAAAACTATCCCTACTGCCCTTTAG
- a CDS encoding pyrroline-5-carboxylate reductase dimerization domain-containing protein produces the protein MKKIGCIGYGAMGSMIIRGILSSGVLAESDLIITTRTLHKLKDLEEAYPLVEIAPDNITVARKSQKLFIFVNTGRVKELLEEIKDHLSHNTHIIYIAAGLTMENVEKIFPGSISKVIPSLTSEVGEGISLVAHNKQTDDVDAEFVEKIFKAIGGIKIVKEGQFGLGANLTSSAPAFISLIMMKFTESALNEGLFTQKEAEEMVRETLYGTAKLLQKTDTTFEDVITKVATRGGITEEGLDLLDRGLPHVFDELFDITLKKYEKLENELHTEYVQLN, from the coding sequence ATGAAAAAAATTGGATGCATTGGCTACGGTGCCATGGGGAGCATGATTATCAGGGGTATACTTTCATCTGGAGTTTTAGCAGAATCTGATCTCATCATCACCACCCGCACCCTTCATAAATTAAAAGATTTAGAGGAAGCATATCCTTTAGTGGAGATAGCTCCAGACAACATAACTGTGGCACGGAAATCACAGAAACTATTCATATTCGTTAATACAGGCCGGGTTAAAGAATTACTGGAAGAAATAAAGGATCATCTCTCGCATAACACCCACATCATCTACATTGCTGCGGGTTTAACCATGGAAAATGTTGAAAAGATTTTTCCAGGAAGTATAAGTAAGGTAATTCCCAGTTTAACCTCCGAAGTGGGGGAAGGAATCTCTCTGGTAGCCCATAATAAACAAACAGATGATGTTGATGCCGAGTTTGTGGAAAAAATCTTCAAAGCCATTGGGGGAATAAAAATAGTCAAAGAGGGCCAGTTTGGTCTGGGAGCTAATTTAACCAGCTCGGCCCCGGCATTCATATCTTTAATCATGATGAAATTCACAGAATCTGCCTTGAACGAAGGGCTTTTCACCCAAAAAGAGGCGGAGGAAATGGTTAGAGAAACTCTATATGGAACAGCGAAGCTTCTCCAGAAAACAGATACGACATTTGAGGATGTTATCACCAAGGTGGCAACCAGGGGTGGCATCACCGAAGAAGGACTGGATTTGCTGGACCGTGGATTGCCTCATGTATTTGATGAACTCTTTGATATCACCCTGAAAAAATATGAAAAACTTGAGAACGAATTACACACCGAATATGTCCAATTGAATTGA
- a CDS encoding metallophosphoesterase, with translation MIGIMSDSHDHLKAIRAAVEVFNQSEVDMVVHAGDLIAPFTSREFEKLQAPLEAIFGNNDGERRGLRAAYAKLCALEDFKELEVDGRKIAVIHGTNQSLVDALTESRKYDLVIRGHTHQMGVAEGETMVINPGETCGYVSGVKTVILLNTHDLSWETVQL, from the coding sequence ATGATAGGTATAATGTCAGACAGCCACGACCATCTGAAAGCAATTAGGGCTGCAGTGGAAGTATTTAACCAGTCAGAGGTTGACATGGTGGTACATGCTGGTGATCTCATAGCTCCATTCACATCAAGAGAATTTGAAAAACTTCAAGCTCCATTAGAGGCAATTTTTGGCAATAATGATGGTGAAAGGCGTGGATTAAGGGCAGCATATGCAAAACTATGTGCACTGGAAGATTTCAAGGAATTAGAAGTTGATGGGAGAAAGATAGCAGTCATCCATGGAACAAACCAATCACTGGTGGATGCCCTTACCGAAAGCCGAAAATATGACCTGGTTATACGGGGCCACACTCATCAGATGGGAGTAGCAGAAGGCGAAACAATGGTTATCAATCCTGGAGAAACCTGTGGATATGTATCTGGTGTGAAAACAGTGATACTCCTGAACACCCATGATCTCAGCTGGGAAACAGTGCAACTTTAA
- a CDS encoding MBL fold metallo-hydrolase, translated as MPKINDIIVIEGRGNDSNVYVFEDIIVDTGTGQNMDYILKSIKEAGFSVDDLSLIVNTHNHYDHVGGNSYLDLEVAMHQNDARALEEGDQDVLLATMFGKTMEKMEVSRKLNEGDKIHDFEVLLTPGHTSGSICLYDGETLISGDTVFSGGGFGRVDLGGDMDDMRKSLERLSKLDIQYLLPGHGPAVDDGSRHVKLAREMSTGYY; from the coding sequence TTGCCTAAAATCAACGACATCATTGTAATTGAAGGAAGGGGAAATGACTCCAATGTCTATGTATTTGAAGATATCATCGTAGATACTGGGACCGGTCAGAACATGGATTACATCTTAAAATCCATTAAAGAAGCAGGATTCAGTGTTGATGATTTATCTCTTATTGTAAACACCCATAACCACTACGACCATGTCGGTGGTAACAGTTACCTGGATCTGGAAGTGGCCATGCACCAAAATGATGCTCGGGCCCTGGAAGAGGGAGATCAAGATGTTCTCCTGGCTACCATGTTTGGAAAGACCATGGAAAAAATGGAAGTAAGCCGTAAACTAAATGAAGGGGATAAAATTCATGATTTTGAAGTGCTACTCACCCCAGGTCATACCTCAGGCAGTATATGCCTTTACGATGGTGAAACCCTGATTTCAGGGGATACCGTGTTCTCTGGTGGGGGTTTTGGCCGTGTGGATCTGGGTGGGGATATGGATGACATGAGAAAATCCCTGGAAAGGCTCAGTAAACTGGATATACAGTATCTTCTACCTGGTCATGGCCCAGCAGTAGATGATGGGTCCCGTCATGTTAAACTGGCCCGTGAAATGTCAACAGGATATTATTAG
- a CDS encoding slipin family protein, translating to MDLFTLIIIGIVILIILGLSIRIVNQYERGVVFRLGKVIGVRDPGLRIIIPLVDRMVKPSLQIVTMPIPSQKIITQDNISIDVAAVAYFKVVDAYKAVVEIENYNRAVNQISQTTVRSVVGQFALDEILSETPKINQKIQEIIDDHSEPWGIKVTNVEIKDIKLPDSMQRAIALQAEAEREKRAKIISAEGEYLAAGKLGEAADIITEHPVALQLRIMQVLSNIAAEKNSTIVFPAQLLNSIRDIKDFLGSELEVMEKDKK from the coding sequence ATGGATTTATTTACCCTTATCATAATTGGCATAGTGATATTGATTATACTGGGACTTTCCATAAGGATAGTGAACCAGTACGAAAGAGGAGTTGTTTTTAGATTAGGAAAGGTTATTGGTGTCAGAGATCCAGGACTTCGCATTATAATTCCACTGGTAGACAGGATGGTTAAACCATCCCTGCAGATCGTTACCATGCCTATTCCTTCCCAGAAGATCATAACCCAGGATAACATATCCATTGATGTGGCAGCAGTAGCTTACTTCAAGGTGGTAGATGCTTACAAGGCAGTGGTTGAAATTGAAAATTACAACCGAGCTGTTAACCAGATTTCACAGACCACTGTCCGTAGTGTGGTGGGACAGTTTGCCCTGGATGAAATTCTCTCAGAAACACCTAAAATCAACCAGAAGATCCAGGAAATCATAGACGACCACAGTGAACCATGGGGGATTAAAGTTACCAACGTGGAGATCAAGGATATTAAATTACCAGACAGTATGCAAAGAGCTATTGCACTCCAGGCAGAGGCTGAAAGGGAGAAAAGGGCCAAGATCATATCTGCTGAAGGGGAATATCTCGCAGCAGGTAAACTGGGTGAAGCTGCAGACATTATAACTGAACATCCTGTGGCACTGCAACTCCGTATAATGCAGGTCTTAAGTAACATCGCTGCAGAGAAAAACTCCACCATAGTATTCCCTGCCCAGTTATTGAACAGTATAAGGGATATTAAAGATTTCCTGGGATCTGAACTGGAAGTCATGGAAAAAGATAAAAAATAA
- a CDS encoding RibD family protein: MLPLVTIYNAVSLDGRITGFNADVELYYELASKWDVDAVLMGSSTVLTGFGVKPGERLPESEDAFQPRVRDPEDDKPLLVVPDSRGQIRVWNEILKMPYINDVLVLCSRSTPQEYLDFLDERYIDYLVVGYQQVDLENALEELNTKFGVKKVRVDSGGVLNGILLRKGLVDELHLLIHPELVGGNALNSIFQESNLDEGETPIKLSLEGVEKIKDDIIYIRYRIFNGMFK; this comes from the coding sequence ATGCTGCCACTGGTTACTATTTACAATGCAGTGAGTTTAGATGGGAGAATAACAGGTTTTAATGCGGATGTGGAGCTTTATTATGAGTTAGCTTCTAAGTGGGATGTGGATGCAGTTTTAATGGGCAGCAGCACCGTACTTACTGGATTTGGTGTCAAACCTGGAGAAAGACTTCCAGAATCTGAGGATGCCTTCCAACCAAGGGTGAGGGATCCTGAGGATGATAAGCCTTTACTGGTAGTTCCGGATAGCAGAGGACAGATTCGTGTTTGGAATGAAATTCTAAAAATGCCCTATATCAATGATGTTTTGGTGTTATGCAGTCGATCCACTCCTCAAGAGTACTTGGACTTCTTAGATGAACGGTACATAGATTATCTGGTGGTGGGATACCAGCAAGTGGACCTGGAAAATGCCTTGGAAGAACTTAACACCAAATTTGGGGTTAAAAAGGTAAGGGTGGATAGTGGTGGTGTTTTAAATGGAATATTACTCCGGAAGGGTTTGGTAGATGAATTACACCTCCTCATACACCCGGAACTAGTGGGTGGAAATGCACTCAATTCTATTTTTCAGGAATCCAATCTGGATGAAGGGGAGACTCCCATCAAATTGTCTCTGGAGGGAGTGGAGAAAATTAAGGATGATATCATCTATATCCGGTACAGAATCTTCAATGGGATGTTTAAATAA
- a CDS encoding DUF3221 domain-containing protein → MKIITLFAILVVLMMGVVYGVMFATGGEKADMNGKIIGICHADPQDENNTQDSILVEGLISGNSQTHNLSVKLNKETVVVKKNGNQRENASSTDLKTGDNVAVMFTGPFVDSYPPQTTAKEIIITPS, encoded by the coding sequence ATGAAGATCATAACCTTATTTGCAATATTAGTCGTGCTAATGATGGGGGTTGTTTACGGGGTTATGTTTGCAACTGGCGGAGAAAAAGCCGATATGAATGGTAAAATAATAGGTATATGTCACGCTGATCCTCAGGATGAAAATAACACTCAGGATTCTATTTTAGTTGAAGGATTGATCAGTGGAAATAGTCAAACCCATAATTTATCGGTTAAACTCAACAAGGAAACAGTAGTGGTCAAAAAGAATGGAAACCAACGTGAAAATGCCTCTTCAACCGATCTAAAAACTGGTGATAACGTGGCAGTAATGTTCACAGGGCCCTTCGTGGATTCCTACCCTCCCCAAACCACAGCCAAAGAAATTATCATAACTCCATCTTAA
- a CDS encoding TrkH family potassium uptake protein, which produces MRNYLGKKDLILIANPLGMIMQGTGIVVLIPIIIALIYGENDYIGFLAFGAFSILVGAFLRRLPANFNLLKLKHGMIIASLAWLWAALIGSFCLMYSTNIDFLNAYFESMSAWSGSGFSIYANVEILPKSILFLRSLMQWVGGLGVVIVVIGVLIRPGTAAARLYKSEAREEKIKPSITGTVKTIWWIYLLYTILGIVLYVIVGMNLFDAINNTFTNLSTGGMSIKNNNIGAYGSNAIYIVTMILMILGGTSFLVHYKALKGRAIDVFHDIQFQAMIIVISVFYILLIVNAHFTSMDSAFFVISALSCTGSNIQPVSTMINWSDYAKVILLAAMIIGMSAGSTTGALKLIRVVTLVKGLYWEIKKILSPQGSIIPRKISGKPVGDVEIREAGSYTFIYLFFIFISWLVLMSYGYGGINSLFEVASAQGNVGLSMGIVSYNMPDVAELFLIFNMWIGRIEIIPALVLLKGLWDVFKG; this is translated from the coding sequence ATGAGAAATTATCTTGGGAAGAAGGATCTAATTTTAATTGCCAATCCTTTAGGCATGATAATGCAGGGCACAGGTATAGTAGTACTCATACCCATAATAATAGCCCTAATATATGGTGAAAATGACTATATTGGTTTTTTAGCCTTCGGAGCCTTTTCAATATTAGTTGGAGCTTTCTTAAGAAGATTGCCTGCTAATTTTAACCTTTTAAAGCTCAAACATGGAATGATCATTGCATCCCTGGCCTGGCTTTGGGCCGCTCTTATTGGCAGTTTCTGTTTGATGTATTCAACCAACATAGATTTTTTGAATGCTTATTTTGAAAGTATGTCTGCCTGGAGTGGAAGTGGATTCAGCATTTACGCCAATGTAGAAATCCTACCCAAATCCATTCTATTTTTAAGGAGCCTTATGCAATGGGTTGGTGGACTTGGAGTTGTGATTGTAGTTATAGGTGTTTTAATTAGGCCCGGAACAGCTGCAGCCAGGTTGTACAAATCAGAAGCACGTGAAGAAAAAATAAAACCCAGTATAACCGGGACAGTAAAAACTATCTGGTGGATATACCTCTTATACACAATTTTAGGTATCGTACTCTACGTGATCGTAGGGATGAACCTGTTTGATGCCATTAACAATACCTTCACCAACCTTTCCACCGGAGGCATGTCCATTAAGAATAATAACATTGGGGCCTACGGCAGCAATGCCATTTATATTGTCACCATGATCCTGATGATCCTGGGTGGTACCAGTTTCCTGGTTCATTACAAAGCGTTAAAGGGACGGGCTATTGATGTTTTTCATGATATCCAGTTTCAGGCAATGATAATTGTTATTAGTGTGTTTTACATTCTTTTAATTGTTAACGCTCACTTTACATCCATGGATTCTGCTTTTTTTGTCATATCTGCTTTGAGCTGTACTGGATCTAATATTCAACCAGTAAGCACCATGATCAACTGGTCAGATTATGCCAAGGTAATTCTTTTAGCAGCTATGATCATTGGTATGTCAGCTGGTTCCACTACCGGAGCCCTTAAACTGATAAGGGTGGTTACCCTGGTTAAAGGACTTTACTGGGAGATTAAAAAAATATTATCACCTCAAGGTTCAATCATCCCTCGTAAGATCAGTGGAAAACCCGTGGGAGATGTGGAAATCAGGGAAGCTGGAAGTTACACCTTCATATACCTGTTTTTTATATTTATTAGCTGGTTAGTGCTTATGAGTTATGGTTATGGTGGGATCAATTCCTTGTTTGAAGTTGCATCAGCCCAGGGAAATGTGGGACTTTCCATGGGGATAGTATCCTACAACATGCCAGATGTTGCAGAGCTTTTCCTGATATTTAACATGTGGATTGGTCGAATTGAAATTATACCCGCACTGGTACTTTTAAAAGGCCTATGGGATGTTTTTAAAGGATAA
- a CDS encoding methyltransferase domain-containing protein translates to MSKFEKSEWSEREHAQEFMENADIYILERKRLFEILKSFYRYFLGNNRSKKPVKVLDLGCGNAAITMELLKEDNKINATLVDGSLEMLKNARVNLKNYKDMNFIHKTFQELLENESQDNTSQNNGSQDNNFIPDEFDLVVSSLAIHHISTAEKKSLFQYIYDHLASGGFFLNIETVKAPVDELEQWYRVLWSEWIRENQAKLDTKKSFEYLPEQYKDNPDNHPDTLQIQLDALESVGFSRVDCYYKYGIFSIYGGMKK, encoded by the coding sequence ATGAGCAAATTCGAGAAATCAGAATGGTCTGAAAGGGAACATGCACAGGAATTCATGGAAAATGCAGATATCTATATACTGGAACGAAAAAGGCTATTTGAAATCTTAAAATCATTTTATCGGTATTTTTTAGGTAATAATCGATCAAAAAAGCCAGTAAAGGTTTTGGATCTTGGATGTGGTAATGCTGCAATTACAATGGAGTTATTAAAAGAAGATAACAAAATCAATGCCACTCTGGTGGATGGGTCGCTGGAAATGCTTAAAAATGCCCGGGTAAATCTAAAAAATTATAAAGACATGAATTTTATCCATAAAACATTCCAGGAATTGCTGGAGAATGAATCACAGGATAACACATCGCAGAATAATGGATCACAGGATAACAATTTCATACCCGATGAGTTTGATCTGGTGGTTTCCTCTCTGGCCATTCATCATATCTCAACTGCAGAAAAAAAATCACTTTTCCAGTACATATATGACCATCTGGCATCCGGTGGATTCTTTTTAAACATTGAAACTGTAAAGGCCCCTGTAGATGAACTGGAGCAGTGGTACCGCGTACTCTGGAGTGAATGGATACGTGAAAATCAGGCTAAACTGGATACAAAGAAGAGCTTTGAATATCTGCCAGAACAGTACAAGGATAACCCCGACAATCATCCCGACACACTGCAAATCCAGTTAGATGCACTGGAATCAGTTGGATTCTCCCGTGTGGATTGCTATTACAAGTATGGAATATTCTCCATCTATGGGGGAATGAAAAAATAA
- a CDS encoding methyltransferase domain-containing protein — translation MRDDYVHGYSEREAVRLVDQAKTLAPLMHHDTRYSKGSKVLEAGCGVGAQTITLAKNSPQAEITSIDISTSSLNHAKALIQSEGITNVQFQTADIMELPFDDETFDHVFICFVLEHLPDPVGALLSLQRVLKKGGSITVIEGDHGSCYFHPETEEAVKAWQCLIKVQKDLNCNPLMGRELYPLLNEAGFEDIQIDPRVVYVDESKGELVDGFIKKTIIAMVEGVKDQSIDSGLITPETWDKGIQDLHLSAEPSGTFFYNFFKGTAKK, via the coding sequence ATGAGAGATGATTACGTTCATGGCTATTCCGAAAGAGAAGCAGTAAGGCTGGTTGATCAGGCAAAAACACTGGCTCCCCTCATGCATCACGACACCAGGTATTCTAAAGGGAGTAAAGTGCTGGAAGCTGGTTGTGGTGTGGGTGCTCAGACCATAACCCTGGCTAAAAACAGCCCTCAGGCGGAAATAACTTCGATAGACATATCCACCTCATCCCTAAATCATGCTAAAGCTTTAATTCAAAGTGAAGGAATTACAAACGTCCAGTTCCAAACCGCAGATATAATGGAACTTCCTTTTGATGATGAAACCTTTGACCATGTGTTTATATGCTTTGTCCTGGAACATCTCCCGGACCCGGTAGGGGCTCTATTGAGTTTACAGAGGGTCCTCAAAAAAGGAGGTTCCATCACAGTTATTGAAGGAGATCATGGGTCCTGTTACTTTCATCCCGAAACTGAAGAGGCAGTTAAAGCATGGCAATGCCTTATCAAGGTTCAAAAGGACCTAAACTGCAATCCATTAATGGGAAGAGAACTTTATCCACTCTTAAATGAAGCTGGTTTTGAAGATATCCAGATAGATCCTAGAGTGGTTTATGTGGATGAAAGCAAGGGTGAACTGGTGGATGGATTTATTAAAAAGACCATTATTGCCATGGTGGAGGGTGTTAAAGACCAGTCCATTGATTCTGGACTTATAACTCCAGAAACATGGGATAAAGGAATTCAAGACCTACACCTGTCTGCAGAACCATCCGGAACATTTTTCTATAATTTTTTTAAGGGAACGGCAAAAAAATAG
- a CDS encoding nitroreductase family protein: METSEAIVNRRSIRKFKSDPVPDEHVTALIEAARLAPSGCNAQPWRFKIVKDLKTRNKLAEAAYNQSFIAQAPVVIVCCADVSGYIEGSSSGIQDLGKIGAVEDEIVNIICANINETKKMEINEIGPRIAVNVAIAVEHMVLRALDFNLGTCWIRALEEDKVKEIFNWDENIYVVALLPLGFPAEEPVPRTRLKLEDLLL, from the coding sequence ATGGAAACTTCTGAAGCGATTGTCAATAGGAGGAGTATAAGGAAATTCAAAAGTGATCCTGTTCCAGATGAGCATGTCACAGCTTTGATTGAAGCAGCTAGATTGGCTCCTTCCGGTTGTAATGCTCAGCCTTGGCGTTTTAAAATAGTTAAAGATCTAAAAACCAGGAATAAACTGGCAGAAGCAGCTTACAACCAGTCATTCATTGCCCAGGCCCCGGTGGTCATTGTATGTTGTGCAGATGTTTCCGGATATATTGAGGGTTCTTCCTCTGGAATTCAGGATTTGGGTAAAATAGGTGCAGTGGAAGATGAGATCGTTAACATAATCTGTGCAAATATAAATGAAACCAAAAAGATGGAAATAAACGAAATTGGACCACGTATAGCAGTTAATGTGGCAATAGCAGTTGAACACATGGTTTTAAGAGCACTGGACTTTAACCTGGGGACTTGTTGGATCAGGGCGTTGGAAGAAGATAAAGTTAAGGAAATCTTCAACTGGGATGAAAACATTTATGTGGTGGCTTTACTTCCATTAGGGTTTCCTGCTGAGGAACCAGTTCCAAGAACCAGGTTGAAACTAGAAGATTTATTATTATAA